A portion of the Desulfovibrio intestinalis genome contains these proteins:
- a CDS encoding YkgJ family cysteine cluster protein, translating into MSSDHAALFHCSRCGACCSHLKEFGELYGDLDDGHGVCIFYDKGMHSCRQYIDRPLKCRVVESYVFFKEQMAFKEYCRINKQGCAYLQTLS; encoded by the coding sequence ATGTCAAGTGACCATGCCGCGTTATTTCATTGTTCACGCTGCGGAGCCTGTTGTAGCCATCTGAAAGAATTTGGTGAGCTATATGGCGATCTTGATGATGGTCATGGTGTATGTATTTTTTATGATAAAGGCATGCATTCTTGCCGCCAATATATTGATCGCCCTCTCAAGTGCCGCGTTGTGGAGAGCTATGTATTCTTCAAAGAACAGATGGCGTTTAAGGAATACTGCAGAATAAACAAACAGGGTTGTGCCTATCTTCAAACACTCTCATAA
- a CDS encoding WYL domain-containing protein, with protein MPPKIDPDTTPGVKLLRLFRKLLLDSRRHYQNDLAEELQCSPQTVIRLVGEVEAVVGASLRTGLDNRRRWYQYVINEGRSLGLDFEELRFLGICREMASGILPAPVLQRVDSSLRHLALHMADPMHTGKNDPFHFHAKGRIDYTPHTDHIDQLVDAARSQRICLVAYKAPGREAPREHRLVPQRMIAMNNALYVLGALVDPNFTPTGRPCSMAIHRITDVTTTGKRVAGLLPEADTEGFGLPWHEQRTFHIRFSAKVAEYVRERTWAENQAVENLPDGGLVLTLTTRAEPELRAWVRSFGEDAKLSDAYTGGE; from the coding sequence GTGCCGCCCAAAATTGACCCCGACACCACGCCAGGCGTTAAACTACTGCGGCTTTTTCGCAAGCTTCTGCTGGACAGCCGCCGCCACTACCAGAATGACCTTGCCGAAGAGCTGCAGTGTTCGCCGCAAACGGTGATCCGCCTGGTGGGCGAAGTCGAGGCAGTGGTGGGGGCCTCTCTACGTACGGGCCTAGACAACCGCCGCCGCTGGTATCAGTACGTTATCAATGAAGGACGCTCACTGGGCCTGGACTTTGAAGAACTGCGCTTCCTCGGCATTTGCCGCGAAATGGCGTCCGGCATTCTGCCTGCCCCGGTGCTGCAAAGGGTGGATTCAAGCCTGCGTCATCTGGCTCTGCACATGGCTGATCCGATGCATACGGGCAAGAACGATCCCTTTCACTTCCACGCCAAGGGGCGTATCGACTACACCCCTCACACCGACCATATCGATCAGTTGGTGGACGCTGCCCGTAGCCAAAGAATCTGCCTTGTGGCCTACAAGGCACCGGGGCGCGAAGCTCCGCGCGAGCACCGCCTGGTTCCTCAACGCATGATCGCTATGAACAATGCTCTCTATGTGCTGGGCGCTCTGGTGGACCCCAATTTTACGCCCACAGGCAGACCATGCAGTATGGCCATTCACAGAATTACCGATGTGACAACGACGGGTAAAAGGGTGGCCGGGCTTTTGCCTGAGGCCGACACAGAGGGCTTTGGCTTGCCTTGGCATGAGCAGCGTACGTTCCATATTCGTTTCAGTGCCAAGGTGGCCGAATATGTGCGAGAGCGTACCTGGGCAGAAAACCAGGCGGTAGAAAATCTGCCTGATGGCGGTCTTGTGCTGACGTTGACCACCCGTGCCGAGCCGGAACTGCGGGCCTGGGTGCGCAGCTTTGGTGAGGATGCAAAACTTAGTGATGCGTATACTGGAGGGGAGTAG
- a CDS encoding YagK/YfjJ domain-containing protein codes for MKYTYVEYIKNKITSLLDVYLHSHSKALIVRFDVHYPEDYPMVSGNEDISACIAYVVKKYNRQRLDPSYIWVREQQRSVHPHYHCALLLNGQKVRGYRHVFQNVEEAWGRTLGCSVSGCINYCLSDDDSDYNGKIIRRDAGPVSFDIRRNEVLHQLFYLAKTYTKELDYDGLRNFGCSRIPNG; via the coding sequence ATGAAATATACTTACGTTGAATACATAAAAAACAAAATAACATCTCTCCTTGATGTATACTTACACAGTCATTCAAAAGCACTTATTGTACGCTTTGATGTGCACTACCCGGAAGATTACCCAATGGTATCAGGCAATGAAGACATCTCTGCCTGCATTGCCTATGTCGTCAAAAAGTATAACCGCCAGAGGCTTGATCCTTCCTATATCTGGGTCAGGGAGCAGCAGCGCAGTGTCCATCCCCATTACCATTGCGCTCTGCTTCTCAACGGGCAGAAGGTGAGAGGCTATCGGCACGTGTTTCAAAATGTGGAAGAGGCTTGGGGACGCACTCTCGGATGTTCTGTGTCTGGCTGCATCAACTACTGCCTTAGCGACGATGACTCGGACTACAACGGCAAAATAATCCGCAGGGATGCTGGGCCTGTAAGTTTTGACATCCGTCGTAATGAAGTGCTGCACCAGCTCTTCTATCTGGCAAAGACGTATACCAAAGAGCTTGATTATGATGGGCTACGAAATTTTGGCTGCAGCAGAATACCAAATGGATAA
- a CDS encoding tyrosine-type recombinase/integrase has protein sequence MAKGKEHTPWVTVERGIRKYEHLTRKHGLKPDVYYALRYRVEGKRYEEGLGWASQGWTLERARLTLAELMVAKKTGSGEVTLRERRVKAQEERAEAKRQQEACRRLAVTLSEYWHNNYFPDCRQSKAPETWRKEESNFRTWLAPALGDVPLREISKADLDAIKSKMASAGLAKRTTQLVFATMRAVWNHARGNKLVEGDCPTQEIKLGKISNARNRALSSNEAQDLLEEIQRLDEKAWAFTLACLHTGGRLSEVARLTWGQVNLRERHLTLVHTKTGKPRAVPMTETLVSVLRSMPHGQAQDIVFTNAQGKQWTSMPANFRKAVANLKLNEGRTDRRELLVFHSLRHSAASMLLDAGENVRTIQELFGWSTLAMLQRYTHPTDEKKQRAMGRLDSKLKQQPANVHDFSEAQKKGSA, from the coding sequence ATGGCCAAGGGGAAAGAACATACGCCTTGGGTCACGGTCGAGCGTGGCATCCGAAAATACGAACATCTGACTCGCAAGCACGGCCTGAAGCCTGACGTGTACTATGCCCTGCGCTATCGCGTGGAGGGCAAGCGGTATGAAGAAGGCCTGGGCTGGGCCAGTCAGGGCTGGACGCTGGAGCGTGCCCGGCTGACGCTTGCGGAATTGATGGTGGCCAAAAAGACGGGTTCGGGCGAGGTCACGTTACGGGAGAGGCGGGTCAAGGCCCAGGAGGAACGCGCGGAAGCGAAACGGCAGCAGGAAGCCTGCAGGCGGCTTGCGGTTACGCTCAGTGAATACTGGCACAACAACTACTTTCCCGACTGCAGGCAAAGCAAGGCTCCGGAGACGTGGCGCAAGGAAGAATCCAACTTCAGAACATGGCTCGCTCCCGCCTTGGGAGATGTGCCCCTACGCGAAATATCCAAGGCAGACCTTGACGCCATAAAGAGCAAAATGGCCAGTGCCGGCCTTGCCAAGCGTACGACACAGCTTGTTTTTGCCACCATGCGGGCTGTGTGGAATCATGCACGCGGAAATAAACTGGTGGAGGGCGACTGCCCCACGCAGGAAATAAAGCTGGGAAAGATCAGCAATGCCCGTAATCGCGCCCTTTCGTCCAATGAGGCGCAGGATCTGCTTGAAGAGATACAGCGCCTTGATGAAAAAGCTTGGGCCTTCACCCTGGCCTGCCTGCACACCGGAGGGCGACTCAGTGAGGTGGCGCGATTGACCTGGGGGCAGGTGAATCTGCGAGAAAGGCATCTTACCCTTGTCCACACCAAAACAGGCAAGCCTCGCGCCGTTCCTATGACGGAAACGCTGGTTTCTGTCTTGCGCAGTATGCCCCATGGGCAGGCGCAGGATATTGTCTTTACCAATGCCCAAGGAAAGCAGTGGACGTCCATGCCTGCCAACTTCCGCAAAGCTGTGGCCAACCTCAAGTTGAACGAAGGCCGTACTGACCGGCGTGAGCTTCTGGTATTTCACTCCCTGCGGCACAGCGCTGCCTCCATGCTGCTTGATGCGGGGGAAAACGTGCGCACCATTCAGGAACTTTTTGGCTGGTCAACGCTCGCCATGCTCCAGCGTTATACCCATCCCACGGATGAAAAGAAGCAGCGGGCAATGGGCCGGTTAGACTCTAAGCTGAAACAGCAGCCTGCCAACGTGCATGACTTTTCCGAAGCCCAGAAAAAGGGCAGCGCCTGA